Proteins co-encoded in one Cricetulus griseus strain 17A/GY chromosome 1 unlocalized genomic scaffold, alternate assembly CriGri-PICRH-1.0 chr1_1, whole genome shotgun sequence genomic window:
- the LOC113832741 gene encoding general transcription factor IIH subunit 5-like: protein MVNVLKGVLIEYDLAMKQFLLYLDESNALGKKFIIQDIDDTHVFVIAGLVNVLQEQVGELMDQNAFSLTQK from the coding sequence ATGGTCAATGTCTTGAAAGGAGTGCTTATAGAATACGATCTGGCCATGAAGCAGTTCTTGCTGTACTTGGATGAGTCCAATGCTTTGGGGAAGAAGTTCATCATTCAAGACATTGATGACACACATGTGTTTGTCATTGCGGGGCTGGTCAATGTCCTCCAGGAGCAAGTAGGGGAACTGATGGACCAGAATGCCTTTTCTCTTACCCAGAAGTGA